Proteins co-encoded in one Armatimonadota bacterium genomic window:
- a CDS encoding class II aldolase/adducin family protein — translation MNHDRSVRPVPSLDVPLTFTFVGFFHEPAMARLAQGLRRTFERHGHRYVTRGGDLRLAFNFVDPLRLVPYRRKGKATFAVSVALSDRRPEDVLKQAYPILIRSLANLCIYLVREGDRLDTYFVTLEQGCYRVPDLPEEEYFEELYRRLLPLATSELVIDNEFVPDLPPHLWDGDEFTRQLSEAGKRLDALGLLPAPFPIQELLPPADFRHLQRLFGLGGLSYGNLSVRRDATSFWMSASGVDKANMRRVGEDMLLVTGFDPHRRVMRLSVPPTVKPRRVSVDAIEHWMIYTEHPTVGAIVHVHAWMAGVPSTTVNYPCGTLQLAQAVADLVRAAPDPAAAVVGLRNHGLTITGRTLDDIFDRLEARFIRQVPMS, via the coding sequence TGCGGCGGACCTTCGAACGGCACGGTCACCGCTACGTCACGCGGGGCGGGGACCTGCGGCTGGCCTTCAACTTCGTCGACCCGCTCCGCCTGGTTCCCTACCGCCGGAAGGGGAAGGCCACCTTTGCCGTGTCGGTGGCGCTCAGCGACCGCCGGCCCGAGGATGTGCTCAAGCAGGCCTACCCCATCCTGATCCGCTCCCTGGCCAACCTGTGCATCTACCTGGTGCGGGAGGGGGATCGCCTGGACACCTACTTCGTCACCCTGGAGCAGGGGTGCTACCGCGTCCCGGACCTCCCGGAGGAGGAGTACTTCGAGGAGCTGTACCGCCGACTGCTGCCGCTGGCCACCTCGGAACTGGTCATCGACAACGAGTTCGTCCCCGACCTGCCGCCGCACCTGTGGGACGGCGACGAGTTCACGCGCCAGCTCAGCGAGGCGGGGAAGCGGCTGGACGCCCTGGGCCTCCTCCCCGCGCCCTTCCCCATCCAGGAACTGCTGCCGCCGGCGGACTTCCGCCACCTGCAGCGCCTCTTCGGCCTGGGCGGCCTCAGCTACGGCAACCTGAGCGTCCGGCGGGACGCCACCTCGTTCTGGATGAGCGCCAGCGGGGTGGACAAGGCCAACATGCGCCGGGTGGGGGAGGACATGCTCCTGGTGACCGGCTTCGACCCCCACCGGCGCGTCATGCGCCTGAGCGTCCCGCCCACGGTGAAGCCCCGCCGGGTGTCGGTGGACGCCATCGAGCACTGGATGATCTACACCGAGCACCCCACCGTGGGCGCCATCGTCCACGTCCACGCCTGGATGGCGGGCGTCCCCTCCACCACCGTGAACTACCCGTGCGGCACGCTGCAGCTGGCCCAGGCCGTGGCCGACCTCGTCCGGGCGGCGCCGGACCCCGCCGCGGCGGTGGTGGGGCTTCGCAACCACGGGCTCACCATCACGGGGCGGACGCTGGACGACATCTTCGACCGCCTGGAGGCCCGCTTCATCCGCCAGGTCCCCATGTCCTGA